The genomic interval CAATCGAGTAAGCCTAGGCGCGGTCCTCAATCCGTTCCACTGGGACGGCCGGCTTCGCGGCGTTGACGGCGAGGGTCAGCACGGCCAGGGCGGTCAGGCCGAGCGCGGCCGCGAGAGCCGGGAGTTGTTGAGCGCCGAGGCTACCGAGGGTCAGACCGCCGAGGGCTCCGCCCAGGGCGACGCCGAGGTAGGTGCCGGAGGTGTTGAGAGCCAGCGCTTGAGCCGCGACGGGACCGGCGAGGGTATAGAGGCGAGCGGAGACTGCCGGGGCATTCCAGAAGGCGATCCCACCTTGCACCGTTCCCACCACAATGATGACCGGAAGCGGGACCGGCCGGGCGAATCCGAGCAGCCAGAGGATCGCCATGGTGGCGATGAACAGGATGATTCCGGCGCGCAAGGTACGGTCCGGGCCCCACCGGTCGGTGGCCAGACCACCGAGCCAGATGCAGGCGATCCCGGCGAAACCGGAGAGGGCGAACGCGAGTGCGCGTTGTTCCACGGTGGCGTGGCTGACGGCGGCGAGGTAGGGGGCCTGATAGGTCAGCATCATCATCGACCCGGTCATCAGGGCACAGTTCGCCAACAGGCCGAGGGAGACCGGTGGGCTGGCGAGAGCGCGCAACTGGTCGGTGATCGCGAGTGCGCCGGTGGACGGGCCCAGTTGCCTGGGCAGGACGCTGAGCAGGAACGCCAGCGCGGCGGCTCCCGCCACGGCCATCGCGAGGAAGGTCGCCTGCCAGCCGTACCGGCCGCCGATCCAGGTGCCGATCGGGACGCCGGCCGCGATCGAGCCGGTCACGCCGAGTGCGACGACAGCGACGTATCTTCCGGTGCGCTCCACAGGCGCGCGTTCGGCGGCGAAGGCGAACAACGCGGGGGTCGAGGCGGCCGCGGCGATCGCGGCGAGCACCCGCAGCGCCAGCAGTGCACCGAAACTGTTCGTGGTCGAGGCCAGCAGGTTCGCCGCAATGAAGAGTGCGAATGCGATGGTGAACAGACGCCGGCGGGTGACCCGTGCCAAGGCGACGGCCGCGATCGGTGCGACGAGGGCGACGGTCAGGGAGAAGACGGTCACCAGTTGACCGGCTTGCGCTTCGCCGACACCGAGATCCCGAGCGATCTCCGGCAGCACACCGGCGATCACATAGTCGTCGGTATAGAGCACGAAAGCGGCGGCGAGCAGTGCGAACAGCCACGCGGGCACGGCGAATCTCCTTGGGCGCAGGACGAGATACCCGATGCGTCGCGCAGCGGGCTCAGTGTGCGATACGGTCAGCCGGACAGCACCGAATCAAGGTGCGCCCGAAGGGTTTTGCGCAATCGTTCGATGCCGATCGAACCGTGCGGCGTCACCGCGTCGATCGCCAGGCCACCGATCAACGCGACGAGCTGTTCGGCTCGCTCGGCCGGTTCGGGCGTCCCGAGTACACCCAGGGCCTCGGTCAGCACCGATCGCATGTCGGCGGCCATCTGTTCGGTCACCGGCCGGAAGATCGGGTGCACCCGTGCCGCGAGGATGAATTCCAGCAGCACGATGGATTCGACGCGGCGTTCGGCGTCGACCGGCAGCAACTCCTCGACCAGCGCCTGTAGCGCGTCGACGGCCTGTGTGCCGGTACGTCCGCGCAGCGCCTCGAGCGGATGACGAGCGAGCCGCTGCCCCATCCGATCGCCGACCTCGGTGGCCGCCGCGACCAGCAGATCGCGGTGGTCGTCGAAGTAGTGGCGCACCGAGCCGATGTTCAAACCGGACTCAGCCGCGACCTTGCGCAGGGACAAGCCGCTGAATCCCTCGGCCACCAGCAGCCGGAACGCCGCTTCGACGACATCCCTGCGGCGTTGTTGCGCGTCGATTCGAGCTGGCATGAAAGCAATGTATCACATGTGTGATAAATAGCTTCCGCCGGTCACGGCACGCGAGGCGACCACATCGCCTCCCACTCCCGCACGCCCTCGGTCAGGCGCCGCGTGATGAGGTGCCTGAGTACATCCGGTACAGCGCTGAGCACATCGGTGGTCTGATCGGGGCCGGAGCCGTAAGTGTGTGCCGCAACGGTGAATCCGATGCCGTAGGAGGCGGACGCGACCTCTTGGGGCTCGAAATCCGACCAACCCCATTTGGTGCCCAGCGCCCCCGGCAGCCAGGTGGTGCCCCAGTCCTGCACGGTGCCGTCGGCGGCGACCGCGCCCGGCGAGGACATCCAGTCCAGGATCGGGGAATCCGGATCTTGGTGGCGCTTCTTGTTCAGGAAGTCGGCGACATCGGCGGTGCTGGTCGTGCAGGTCCGCCAGTCGTCGCCGGAATGCGTGTCACGCAAACGGTATTCGGCCGCGACCAGTGCGATGCCCTTCGGATACTTCGCGGCCATCGTGGTGGCGGCGCTGTCGTCGGAATAGCGGATCATGCGCTCGGCCAGGTCCCGGTCCTCGGCGGAGTGGTCGCCGTGGCGGATCGCGTAGTCGGCCAGATACAGCTTCGCCAGCGACAGCGCCCCGCGCTGCTGATGCTCGTTGGCCGTGCCCCATTGCAGGTTCGGCACGTTGGTGCGCACCGATATCGCCGAGCGCGGTGGCACCGCGTTCGGGTCCAGCGGGTCCGCCCCCGCGGCCGGTGCACCCAACAGACCCGCCAGAGCCGCGATCATCACAGCCGCTCGCATCGGACTACTCATTCGGCCACCTCCGTATCCGCTGGTCATCCGTACCGGGCCAGCTTGCCCACCGGACTGCGGAGGCAAGCCCCGACACGCGGCAGCGAAAAGACACCGTTCCGCATCGCAACGGCACACGCTGCCGGGCAGCCCGCGCTATTCTGCGACCGTCGCTTCCGGAACGTGAGGAGCCCGTGGTGGTGGACGTTCGAGAGATGTGGCGCGCCAAGGCGTTCGGGCAGGTCTGGGCGGCAGCTTACGACGCCGTGGTCGAGCGGGAGGCGCTGGCTCGGCCCGCCGGGTGGGCGCTGTGGGGAACCGATGTCGGGTCGCTCTACCGGAGCATGGCATTCCTCGGGGAGTTGCCGGACGGGACCGCGGTGCTGGACGTGCCTTGCGGAGGTGGAGTCGCGTTGCGGGGATTGCGGACGGGTCAGCGGCTGCGTTATGTGGCGACCGATATCTCGGCGGCGATGCTGGAACGGACTCGGGCCCGCGCGCGGCGGCAGGGTGTCGAAGGGCTCGAGGTGGTGGAAGCCGATATCGAGGCAATGCCGTTCGCCGACAACGAGTTCGATGTGTGCGTGAGTTATAACGGGCTGCACTGCCTGCCGGACCCGGCGGCCGCGCTGCGGGAGATCACCCGGTGTCTGCGGCCGGGTGGCCGACTGGTCGGAAGCTGTGTGGTGCGCGGGGCCGGGGTGCGATCCGAGGCGTTTCAAGTGCTCGCACGGCGGGTCGGGATGTTCGGCCACAGCGGTAGCCGCGAAGACATCGCGCGCTGGATGACCGGAGCGGGCTTGACGATCGAGCGGTTCGACTGCTCGGGTCCGATCCTCTACTTCGCCGCGCGGCGGGCCGGAGCGGTGGAGCATACCGGACCCTGAAGCTATTCTGCCGCAAGGGATCTGCGATACAGGCTCGACTCGGACGGGGACACATGGTCACGATAATCGGTGGCGGCATCGCCGGAACCGTGCTGGCGGGGGCTCTCGCGCGGCGCAATCACTCCGTCACAGTGTTCGAGCGTCAGCCCAGCGCCCGGGGCGGCGCCTTCCTCGTTCTCGACAGGCACGCCCACGATGTGCTCGCCGGCCTCGGCGTATCGCTCGGCGATCTGCACGCCGCGTCCTACCCGGTGCCGGGCCTGCAGTTCCACTACCGGCCGGACACCCGCAACGCCATCGGCAGCGGCGGGCAACGACTCTACCGGCGGTCCGAGCTGATGCGTGTGCTCACCGAATTCGCCACTGCCGCAAGGGCGGACATCCGTTACGACGTGGCTGTCACCGAGGTGGACCCGGTGACCGGCACCCTGTACAGCGAGGATCGGGGCGTCGCCGTGGACGACTTGCTCATCGCCGCCGACGGGATCGATTCGATCGCCCGCGGACGACTCGAACCCGAGCGAGTCCCGCGATACGCCGGGCAGGTCGTCCTCTACGGAACGACGCGGGGCCGGGTGTTCCTGCACACCGACCCGACGATCCTGCACTTCGACGGACAACTCGGCGCGGGCCCCATCCCCCTCAGCACGTTCGGCCACCACTGGAACGACGATGCCGCCTTCTGGTTCGTGCGCCTGACCCGCGACCCAATCCTCCAGCAAGGCAACGGATTCCACCCAACGGCGGACTGGGCCGAGGCGGTCCGGCAGGCCGCGCCAAATCTGCCCGAGGCCATGGATACGCTCCTGGCCGCCACCGACCGGGTGCACGTCTCGAACGCCCGCATCGTGCCGCTCACCGGCGCCGCGCCACCAGCCGCGCCGGTCATCCTGTGCGGAGACGCCGATCACGCCATCACCCCGGCCGCCGCCCGCGGCGCGATCGAGGCGATCGACGATGCCGCCGCACTATTCGAGGCACTGCTCGCGGGCGGCGACCCGGCGGCGGCGATGGCAGACCGGCGAGCGCGCATCACCGTCGAACGCGAGCAGTCCCAGCGTCGCTTCGCCAGCCCGCGACCGTAGATCAACTCAGGTGCCGCGCGGCGAATTCCAACGGCACGGTCGCGGTGCGAATCGAAATCCCGTAGTTGTCGTACCCCTTGTCTAATGTCTACGCCCATGGCATTAGGTTGGAAACTCATCATCGACAGCGTGAACGCGCCTGTCCTCGCCGATTTCTGGGCCGCCGCGCTGGAATACGAGGTCGAAGATCCCACCCCGCTGATCGAGCAGCTCCTCGCTTCCGGTCAGCTGCCCGAGGCCGCCGTGATCGAACACGAAGGTCGTAAGAACTTCCGAGGGCTGGCCGCCGTCCGGCATCCCGACGATCCGTTCGACCAGACCAGCGGCGTGGGCCAGGGCAGGCGGCTGTTGTTCCAGGACGTGCCGGAGCGCAAGTCGGCCAAGAATCGCCTGCACATCGACATCCACAGCGGCCCGGACGGACGGGACAAGCTCGTCGAACGGCTCGAAAAACTGGGTGCGACCCGCGTTCAGGAGTTCGACCAGGGCCCCGCCGGTCACTGGTGGGTCATGCGGGATCCGGAAGGCAACGAATTCTGCGTCGCCTAGTTCGCGGTTCGGTCGCCCGGCTCGTCTGGTCAGCCGGGTTCGCCCGGATTGTGGCTTCCGCGAACGTGTTCGGGTGGATTCGGCTAGCTTGCTTGCATGGGATCACGTTGGGGTTTCGCGCTCGCCGTTTCCATCGCGTCGCTGGGCGGGCTGATCACCGGTTCGACACCGGCGGCCGCCTCCGTGTCGCCACCCGTGGTGTGGTGCGAATTCACGCCCACCCCAGAGAATCCCGCGGCACGTCCGGTGTCGCCCCCGCCGCCCGTCGCGCCGGCACTCGGCACCATGGATGTCACCTTCCACTTCAACTACGGTCCGGTGACCATCCGCCTCGACCGTGCCGGCGCCGCGCCCTGTGCCGTCCAGAACATGGCAAGTCTTGTGGCGCAACGCTTCTACGACCAGAGCCGATGCTGGCGGCTGACCGACAGCGCCCGCCTTGGCGTCCTGCAGTGCGGTGACATCTACGAGGTGGAGAAGGGCGGTCCCGGCTACAAATTCCCGGACGAGGTCAGCGGCACCGAAACCTATCCTCGCGGCACAGTGGCGATGGGCAACCAGGGTCCAGGTACCAACGGCAGTGAGTTCTTCATCGTCCATTCGTTCGCCAACATCCCAGCGAACTACTCCGTGCTCGGCCAGGTGATCCGCGGCATGGACGCCCTGGACCGTATGGTCGCCGCGGGCATCACGCCCAGCGAACGCGGCCCCCGTGACGGGTTGCCCGCCCAGCCGGTGACCATCACCACCGCCACCTTCTGATCACAAACGTCGAGGTCAGTACGCGGTGAGTTGACCCTTCGGGCGAGAAAGACACCACCACTCGCCGATCCGGCCCAGTTGCGCGACCGCTGCTCGTCGCCTACGTCGACACCGAGGATCTGCGGCGTCGCAGGTGCACAACCAATGGGTGCGCGATCGGCCCGGTACACGTGGGTCGACCACCTGACTGACGAGGACGTGCCCCAGAAGGTGGGCGCAGACCTCGTCGAGTTCCGGGTCGCTTCAGTAGCCTGATATTTGCCAACTGACTCGAGACGGGACATCGCCATGGATGATCGCATCGACGAACTGCTCGCGAAGCTCGATCTGTCCGGGAAACTCCGGTTGATCACCGGGTCGGGGATGTTCCGGCTGGCGGGTGACCCGGCGATCGGGCTGGCCGAGATGCCAGTGTCCGACGGCCCCTCCGGGGTACGCGGTGAACACTGGGACGAGCGGGACCCGTCGGTGAGCCTGCCGTCCGGGACCGCCGTGGCGGCGAGCTGGAATCCGGAGTTGCTCGGTGAGATCGGCGCGCTGATCGCACACGAGGCACGACGCAAGGGCGTCTACGCGGTACTCGGGCCGACCATCAATCTGCACCGGTCCCCGCTCGGCGGCAGACATTTCGAATGCTTCTCCGAAGATCCGGTGCTGACCGCGGAGATGTCGGCCGCCTATGTCGCCGCGGTGCAGGCGCACGGTGTCGGCGCGTGCCCGAAACACTACGTGGCCAATGATTCCGAAACCGATCGCTTCACCGTCGACGTGCGGGTCGGCGATCGCGCGCTGCGCGAGCTGTACCTGTATCCGTTCGAGCGGAGCGTGCGGGCCGGGGCGTGGATGATCATGGACGCCTACAACTCGGTCAACGGCGTCACCATGACCGAGAACGAACTGCTCGACGAACCACTCAAGGGCAGCTGGGGTTTCGACGGTGTCGTGGTGTCGGACTGGACCGCGGTGCGGTCGACCGCGGGCGCGGCCAAGGGCACCGACCTCGCGATGCCGGGACCGCCGGCGCTGTGGGGTCAGCCGCTGGCGGAAGCCGTCCGCAAGGGTGACGTGCCGGAATCGGCGATCGATGACAAGGTCCGCCGCATCCTGCGTTTCGCGATGCGGGCCGGCGCGCTGGACGGGGAGCCGACTCCCGCGGCGGAATTCAGCGCGGAACAGGCGCAGGCCCTGGTGCGCCGTGCTGCCGCCGAAGGCATGGTCCTGGTGCACAACGACGGCGTACTGCCGCTGCGGCCGGAGACGAAGGTCGCCCTGCTCGGGCCGCACGCCGCGCTGCCGCGGTTCATGGGCGGCGGTAGCGCCAGCGTCATCCCGGCGCACACCACGACGCCGCTCGAAGGACTGGAAGCCGTTCTGCCGGTTACCCATACGCCCGGTGTGCGGTTGGCGGAGAAACTCGTCCCCGTGCCGGTGGACCTGGTGACCGACCCGGAAACCGGCACACCGGGCTTGTCCCTGCGCTATCTGGACGGTGACACCGTCCGCGATACCCAGCACCGCACCGCGGGCAACCTCATGCTGTTCGGCGACGAGCGGGCCGCCGCGGCCGACACCATCGAGATCCGCGCACGGCTGCGCGCGGATGTCGCGGGCGATTGGCAACTCGGCATCGGCACCCTCGGCCGGGCCCGGCTCGAGCTCGACGGCGACCAGGTGCTGGACGAGACCATCACCTTCGAAGGCAACGACCCCGTAGGCGCGATCCTGTACCCGCCGCAGCGGTCGGTCACTCGCCCGCTCGCCGAGGGACAGGAGGTGGACGTGCGCATCACGGTCGGCACGCCGCCGGCGGTTCCGGGCCTCGGCGTCGTGCTCGGCGTGACCTTCGGTATCACTCGCCCGCAACGCTCGGCGGACGAAGAGTTCTCCGCCGCAATCGAATCCGCGCGCAACGCGGAGGTCGCGGTGATCGTGGTCGGCACCACCGAGCAGATCGAATCCGAGGGTTTCGACCGCACGGACCTCCGGCTGCCCGGCCGCCAGGACGAGCTGGTCTCCGCCGTCGCCGCCGTGAACCCGCGCACCATCGTGGTGGTCAATTCCGGTGCGCCGGTCGAGTTGCCGTGGCGCGACGAGGTGGCGGCGGTACTGCTGTCCTGGTTCCCCGGGCAGGAGTTCGGCGCGGCCCTGGCCGATGTGCTCACCGGCACGACAGAACCCGGCGGCCGCCTGCCCACCACCTGGCCGAAAACCATCGATGACGTGCCGGTGCTGAACACCACACCGGACGAAGCCGGCACACTCCCCTACTCCGAGGGTATTCACATCGGGTACCGCGCTTGGCTGAAAGCCGATGTGGCACCGGCTTATCCGTTCGGGCACGGACTCGGCTACACCACGTGGACACTGCGCGACCTCACCGTCACGGGGCGCACCGCCACCGTCACGGTCACCAACACCGGCGACCGCACGGGCAAGCAGGTGGTGCAGGCCTACCTGTCCCGCGCGGACAGCACCATCGACCGGCCGGTGCGCTGGCTCGCCGGATTCACCCCTGTCGCAGTCGAACCCGGCGAATCCCGCACGGTAGCCATCGAAATACCGCGGCGCGCCTTCGAGCACTGGACGGATGCGGGCTGGGCGACCGAACCCGGCGCCTACACACTCCACGTCGGCACGTCGGTGACCGCCCTGCCCCTGACCGCCGAGATCCGCTGAGCTACAGCGTCACCCGCTCACCTGTCGGCAACCACATCTTGTCGCTCTGCTTGACCCCGAAGGTCTCGTAGAAGTCGGCGAGATTGCGCACGGTCTGGTTGCACCGGAATTCGGCGGGTGCGTGCGGATCGCTCGCGAGCTGCGCCTCCAGCGCCTGGGGCGTGGTCTTGGTGCGCCACGTCCGAGCCCAGGATTCGAAGACGGTGCGCAGGGCCGGATCCGAGCCGTCCCGCCCGGCGGCCAACCGGATAGCGGCCAGCGCGATCTGCAGACCGCGCAGGTCGGCCAGATTCTCACCGACGGTGAGCGCGCCGTTGACGTGCTGGCTCGGCGGCAGCCCCGCGGGCACGAGCGTGTCGTACTGTGCGATGAGCTGCTTGGTCTTCGCGTCGAACGCGGCGCGGTCTTCGGGCGTCCACCAGTCGTGCAGGTTGCCGTCGCCGTCGTAGCGGGAACCCTGGTCGTCGAAACCGTGCCCGATCTCGTGACTGATCACCGCGCCACCGGCGCCATAGTTCACCGCGGGCACGGCGTCCTTGTCGAAGAACGGCGTCTGCAGAATAGCCGCGGGGAACACGATTTCGTTGGCGCTCGGGTTGTAGTAGGCGTTGACGGTCTGCGGCGGCATCTCCCACTCGGTCTTGTCGACCGGCTTGCCGAGCCGGTCGAACATCCGCTTGTCCTGGAAAGCGATTGCGGTGCGCAAGGATTCGACGAGCTTGCCGCGGGTTATGGTCAACCCCGAGTAGTCCGGCCACCTGTCGGGATAACCGAGCTTGGTGGTGATCTTGTTCAGCTTCACGATGGCGGCCGCCCGCGTGGCCGGCGACATCCAGGTCGACTTCTCGAAGTCGACGCGGTAGGCCGCGAGCAGGTCGCCCACCATGTCCTGCACCCGTTGCTTCGCCTCGGCCGGAAAGTACTCGGCCACATACATCTTGCCGAGTTGATCGCCCAGGTATTCGTTGACCGTGGCGAGCGCGGTCTTCCACCGCTCCGGCTGCTGCTGCACGCCCTCCATCACTTTGCCCCAGAAGTCGAAGCGGGCGTCGGCGATCGGGGTCGGCAGGTACTGCGCGAACGTACGGACCAGCCCGAGCTTCAAATAGTCACGCCAGGTGGCGATATCGACGTCCTGCCACAGCTGTGCCGCGCCGGACACGAACGACGGTTCCCGCACCACCACCTGCTCGAAGAGCTCCCGGGGCCGGTCGGTGCGGCCGGCCAGCCACCGATCCCACTCGAAACCCGGTGCGCTGCGGGTCAATTCGGTCCAGCTGGTCGGGTTGTAGGTGGCGTTCGGGTCGCGTTCGCGCACATCGTCCCAGAACAGCGCGGCGATCCGGGTTTCCAGATCCAGCACCCGGTGCGCCAGCGGGGTCGGGTCGGCGAAACCCGCTCCGGCGGAAATCCGTTCGAGGAAGGTGCGGTAGGCGGCGAGCTTCTCGGCGGCTTCGGGTTTGTCGTAGTACTCCTCGTCCAGTCCGATGCCGGATTGGGCGATCATGGGTATGTTGGCGGCGGAATTCTTCGGGTCGGGGCCCACTACCAACCCGATCAGCCCGGCCATCGGCAAGGTGCCCATCACCTGCGCCAGATCAGCTTTGGACCCGGCGCCGTCGATCCGCGCGAGCAGATCCGCCAACGGTGTCATGCCCTGCTCGTCGATGGCCCGCGTGTCCATGGCGGCGTCGTAGAGGTCGCGCACCTGCTGCGCTTCGCTGCCCGATTTCGGGTCTCGGAGGCCATCGATGAGGTCGCGCAGTTGCTTCTCGGTGCGGTCGGACACCTCGGCGAACGTGCCGAAGGCGACCTTGTCCGGCGGCAGCCGATACTCCGCCAGCCAGCGGCCGTTCACATAGCGGTACAGGTCGTCCTGCGGTTTGACCAGCGGATCCGAGCCCGCCATGTCGGGATCGGCCAGGCGTTGGGGTGCCTGGGTCCGTTCGCACGCGGCCAGGGCGGGCAGTAGACCGAGCCCGATCAGGAAGTTGCGGCGGTCGAGATCGTACAAACGCCCGGACGTGCTCACGGAACTCCTTCAGCCGACGATGTGCACTGCGGGAACTACCTCGAACGGGCGTCGACCTTACCGGGCCGCGGCGGCCGAACGGCCCAACCGGATCCGCGGTGTCGGTCGGCCCGGTCCCCGCGGTGCGCGAACTCCGCTGCCGTCAGGAGGTCTGCACGGCCACCCGGACGCCGAACGCGACCAGCATCGCGCCCATGGCGGTATCGATGGCCCGGCGCACGGTCGGCCGGGACAGCAATCCCCGCATCGCGTTCACGACATTCGCCAGCAGCGTGAACCACACCATGCACACCACCGCCGAAATCACCCCGAGCGTCACGGTGTCCACCGGCGCGGGCGCGTCGGGCACGAACTGCGGAAGCAGCGCCAGAAAGAACACCGCCACCTTGGGATTCAGCAAATTCGTCAGCAAGCCTTGGCGGAATGCCGCCCACGCATCGGGGCCCGAGAGGTGGGTACCGGAGTCCACCTCGTAATCGCCGCGCCGCGCGGCCAACAGCGCACGCAACCCCAGGAGCACCAGATACCCGGCGCCCACCAGTTTCACTACGGTGAATGCCACCGCCGACGCGGCCAGCAGACCCGCCACTCCGACAGCGCTGACCACCGACCACACGAAGACGCCGGCGGCGATCCCGGCGGCGCAAGCCATCCCGGCACGTCGCCCGGACAACGCCGCGCTTCGCGTCACGATCACGAAATCCGGACCCGGGGCCATCGCCGCCACCAGAGTCACTCCACCCAGGGCCACCATCTGTGCTGTCGACATCACAGAAACAGCGTACGAGCCCAGCCGCGCCGAATCACCTGCTACGCGTGCGTCTTCGCCGCTTCCAGCAGGAGGTCCAAGGCAAGGGTGACGGTTTGGTCGAGAACTTCTCCGGGTTCGCCGTCGAACTGGCGGTGGGTGGCGCTGGTTCCGTCGGGGGTGGAGATCGCGAACCAGACCGAACCCGGTGGCTCACCGTCTTGAGAGTCGGGGCCGCCCGCACCGGTGACGGCCACTACGAGGGTGGCATCCAGCAGCGTGCGGGTGTTGTCGGCCATGGCTCGGGCCGCGGGCTCGGAGACCACCGGACCCGGCGGAACCTTCAGCAGATCGTGTTTGACGGTGGCGGAGTAAGCGACGATGCCGCCGCGGAACCACGCACCGGAGTCGGGTGCGGCGCCGAGGGCGGCGGCCAGATTACCC from Nocardia goodfellowii carries:
- a CDS encoding MFS transporter; translated protein: MPAWLFALLAAAFVLYTDDYVIAGVLPEIARDLGVGEAQAGQLVTVFSLTVALVAPIAAVALARVTRRRLFTIAFALFIAANLLASTTNSFGALLALRVLAAIAAAASTPALFAFAAERAPVERTGRYVAVVALGVTGSIAAGVPIGTWIGGRYGWQATFLAMAVAGAAALAFLLSVLPRQLGPSTGALAITDQLRALASPPVSLGLLANCALMTGSMMMLTYQAPYLAAVSHATVEQRALAFALSGFAGIACIWLGGLATDRWGPDRTLRAGIILFIATMAILWLLGFARPVPLPVIIVVGTVQGGIAFWNAPAVSARLYTLAGPVAAQALALNTSGTYLGVALGGALGGLTLGSLGAQQLPALAAALGLTALAVLTLAVNAAKPAVPVERIEDRA
- a CDS encoding TetR/AcrR family transcriptional regulator — protein: MPARIDAQQRRRDVVEAAFRLLVAEGFSGLSLRKVAAESGLNIGSVRHYFDDHRDLLVAAATEVGDRMGQRLARHPLEALRGRTGTQAVDALQALVEELLPVDAERRVESIVLLEFILAARVHPIFRPVTEQMAADMRSVLTEALGVLGTPEPAERAEQLVALIGGLAIDAVTPHGSIGIERLRKTLRAHLDSVLSG
- a CDS encoding class I SAM-dependent methyltransferase; the protein is MVDVREMWRAKAFGQVWAAAYDAVVEREALARPAGWALWGTDVGSLYRSMAFLGELPDGTAVLDVPCGGGVALRGLRTGQRLRYVATDISAAMLERTRARARRQGVEGLEVVEADIEAMPFADNEFDVCVSYNGLHCLPDPAAALREITRCLRPGGRLVGSCVVRGAGVRSEAFQVLARRVGMFGHSGSREDIARWMTGAGLTIERFDCSGPILYFAARRAGAVEHTGP
- a CDS encoding FAD-dependent oxidoreductase, which produces MVTIIGGGIAGTVLAGALARRNHSVTVFERQPSARGGAFLVLDRHAHDVLAGLGVSLGDLHAASYPVPGLQFHYRPDTRNAIGSGGQRLYRRSELMRVLTEFATAARADIRYDVAVTEVDPVTGTLYSEDRGVAVDDLLIAADGIDSIARGRLEPERVPRYAGQVVLYGTTRGRVFLHTDPTILHFDGQLGAGPIPLSTFGHHWNDDAAFWFVRLTRDPILQQGNGFHPTADWAEAVRQAAPNLPEAMDTLLAATDRVHVSNARIVPLTGAAPPAAPVILCGDADHAITPAAARGAIEAIDDAAALFEALLAGGDPAAAMADRRARITVEREQSQRRFASPRP
- a CDS encoding VOC family protein, with amino-acid sequence MALGWKLIIDSVNAPVLADFWAAALEYEVEDPTPLIEQLLASGQLPEAAVIEHEGRKNFRGLAAVRHPDDPFDQTSGVGQGRRLLFQDVPERKSAKNRLHIDIHSGPDGRDKLVERLEKLGATRVQEFDQGPAGHWWVMRDPEGNEFCVA
- a CDS encoding peptidylprolyl isomerase gives rise to the protein MGSRWGFALAVSIASLGGLITGSTPAAASVSPPVVWCEFTPTPENPAARPVSPPPPVAPALGTMDVTFHFNYGPVTIRLDRAGAAPCAVQNMASLVAQRFYDQSRCWRLTDSARLGVLQCGDIYEVEKGGPGYKFPDEVSGTETYPRGTVAMGNQGPGTNGSEFFIVHSFANIPANYSVLGQVIRGMDALDRMVAAGITPSERGPRDGLPAQPVTITTATF
- a CDS encoding beta-glucosidase family protein, translated to MDDRIDELLAKLDLSGKLRLITGSGMFRLAGDPAIGLAEMPVSDGPSGVRGEHWDERDPSVSLPSGTAVAASWNPELLGEIGALIAHEARRKGVYAVLGPTINLHRSPLGGRHFECFSEDPVLTAEMSAAYVAAVQAHGVGACPKHYVANDSETDRFTVDVRVGDRALRELYLYPFERSVRAGAWMIMDAYNSVNGVTMTENELLDEPLKGSWGFDGVVVSDWTAVRSTAGAAKGTDLAMPGPPALWGQPLAEAVRKGDVPESAIDDKVRRILRFAMRAGALDGEPTPAAEFSAEQAQALVRRAAAEGMVLVHNDGVLPLRPETKVALLGPHAALPRFMGGGSASVIPAHTTTPLEGLEAVLPVTHTPGVRLAEKLVPVPVDLVTDPETGTPGLSLRYLDGDTVRDTQHRTAGNLMLFGDERAAAADTIEIRARLRADVAGDWQLGIGTLGRARLELDGDQVLDETITFEGNDPVGAILYPPQRSVTRPLAEGQEVDVRITVGTPPAVPGLGVVLGVTFGITRPQRSADEEFSAAIESARNAEVAVIVVGTTEQIESEGFDRTDLRLPGRQDELVSAVAAVNPRTIVVVNSGAPVELPWRDEVAAVLLSWFPGQEFGAALADVLTGTTEPGGRLPTTWPKTIDDVPVLNTTPDEAGTLPYSEGIHIGYRAWLKADVAPAYPFGHGLGYTTWTLRDLTVTGRTATVTVTNTGDRTGKQVVQAYLSRADSTIDRPVRWLAGFTPVAVEPGESRTVAIEIPRRAFEHWTDAGWATEPGAYTLHVGTSVTALPLTAEIR
- a CDS encoding M13 family metallopeptidase; the protein is MSTSGRLYDLDRRNFLIGLGLLPALAACERTQAPQRLADPDMAGSDPLVKPQDDLYRYVNGRWLAEYRLPPDKVAFGTFAEVSDRTEKQLRDLIDGLRDPKSGSEAQQVRDLYDAAMDTRAIDEQGMTPLADLLARIDGAGSKADLAQVMGTLPMAGLIGLVVGPDPKNSAANIPMIAQSGIGLDEEYYDKPEAAEKLAAYRTFLERISAGAGFADPTPLAHRVLDLETRIAALFWDDVRERDPNATYNPTSWTELTRSAPGFEWDRWLAGRTDRPRELFEQVVVREPSFVSGAAQLWQDVDIATWRDYLKLGLVRTFAQYLPTPIADARFDFWGKVMEGVQQQPERWKTALATVNEYLGDQLGKMYVAEYFPAEAKQRVQDMVGDLLAAYRVDFEKSTWMSPATRAAAIVKLNKITTKLGYPDRWPDYSGLTITRGKLVESLRTAIAFQDKRMFDRLGKPVDKTEWEMPPQTVNAYYNPSANEIVFPAAILQTPFFDKDAVPAVNYGAGGAVISHEIGHGFDDQGSRYDGDGNLHDWWTPEDRAAFDAKTKQLIAQYDTLVPAGLPPSQHVNGALTVGENLADLRGLQIALAAIRLAAGRDGSDPALRTVFESWARTWRTKTTPQALEAQLASDPHAPAEFRCNQTVRNLADFYETFGVKQSDKMWLPTGERVTL
- a CDS encoding LysE family translocator, which produces MSTAQMVALGGVTLVAAMAPGPDFVIVTRSAALSGRRAGMACAAGIAAGVFVWSVVSAVGVAGLLAASAVAFTVVKLVGAGYLVLLGLRALLAARRGDYEVDSGTHLSGPDAWAAFRQGLLTNLLNPKVAVFFLALLPQFVPDAPAPVDTVTLGVISAVVCMVWFTLLANVVNAMRGLLSRPTVRRAIDTAMGAMLVAFGVRVAVQTS
- a CDS encoding CinA family protein, with translation MNAVTEHLAALAADSGLTIAVAESLTAGNLAAALGAAPDSGAWFRGGIVAYSATVKHDLLKVPPGPVVSEPAARAMADNTRTLLDATLVVAVTGAGGPDSQDGEPPGSVWFAISTPDGTSATHRQFDGEPGEVLDQTVTLALDLLLEAAKTHA